A genomic segment from Gemmatimonas aurantiaca encodes:
- a CDS encoding TIGR02391 family protein — protein sequence MEAELSRFEKLARRAFAFSEAAPLPASGGHPFDERNIHQDLPTEVKRLFDNGHYPQATFEAYKYLDEEVQRISADSDFGRSLMMRVFGGTPPKLALNPGMTPTEQSEQEGFKFIFAGTMAAIRNPRGHTTTLRDDPDLCLDHLSLCSMLLRRLEESGLR from the coding sequence ATGGAAGCGGAGCTTAGTCGTTTCGAGAAGCTCGCGCGACGGGCATTCGCATTCTCAGAGGCCGCGCCTCTCCCAGCGAGCGGTGGTCATCCATTCGACGAGCGCAACATTCATCAAGATTTGCCGACTGAAGTCAAGCGTCTCTTCGACAACGGACACTACCCACAGGCGACCTTTGAGGCGTACAAGTACCTTGATGAAGAAGTCCAGCGCATCTCAGCAGATTCTGACTTCGGTAGGTCGCTCATGATGCGGGTGTTCGGCGGAACTCCGCCGAAGCTCGCCTTGAACCCAGGAATGACGCCCACAGAGCAAAGCGAGCAGGAGGGCTTCAAGTTCATCTTCGCCGGCACCATGGCCGCTATTCGCAATCCCCGAGGGCACACAACAACGCTACGAGACGACCCCGACCTCTGTCTCGACCACCTATCTCTCTGTTCGATGCTGCTCCGCCGCCTTGAGGAATCCGGACTCCGCTAG
- a CDS encoding AAA family ATPase: MAAPAVPERTSAVRIAMFNHKGGVGKTTLTTNVAFALARSGKRVLLVDSDPQCNLTSYLIEDAVVNDLLDRSDSDDGQTLWSAVKPIAESAGDVRIIAPIEVQSGLFLLPGDVRLAEFEQELHTLWGESFQRRPRGFRGTTALSKLVNAVTEQHQIDYVFYDSGPNIGALNRVILLDCDFYVIPAACDLFSVRAIKTLGHTLGTWIRDWDTISSLAPDESYLFPGRPRLLGFIPQRYRVYGGRLATEYAKFIPQIEKAIQADVVTIMLRLGPSLAPVRPDALRLGDVRDFGSAANASQRLGVALSDVESASQEQRADAARTFTSIANEIVSRSAEVVTT, translated from the coding sequence ATGGCAGCGCCCGCAGTTCCGGAGCGGACCAGCGCGGTCCGGATAGCCATGTTCAACCACAAGGGCGGAGTGGGTAAGACGACGCTCACCACGAACGTTGCATTCGCGCTCGCACGCAGTGGTAAGCGCGTGCTGCTGGTCGACTCAGACCCTCAATGCAACCTAACATCTTACCTCATTGAGGACGCGGTTGTAAACGATCTTCTCGACCGATCTGACAGCGACGACGGGCAGACGCTTTGGTCGGCGGTAAAGCCAATCGCCGAATCGGCGGGTGATGTCCGCATCATCGCCCCTATCGAAGTACAAAGCGGCTTGTTCCTGCTGCCCGGTGACGTCCGGCTTGCGGAGTTTGAGCAGGAACTGCACACCCTCTGGGGCGAATCTTTTCAGAGGCGGCCGAGAGGTTTTCGCGGCACGACTGCACTGAGCAAGCTCGTGAACGCGGTGACTGAGCAGCACCAGATCGACTATGTCTTCTATGACTCTGGTCCCAATATCGGGGCATTGAATCGAGTCATTCTGCTGGACTGCGACTTCTATGTCATCCCTGCAGCGTGCGACCTGTTCTCCGTCCGCGCAATTAAGACTCTTGGACATACTCTCGGGACTTGGATCCGAGATTGGGACACGATATCAAGCCTAGCCCCAGACGAGTCTTACCTGTTTCCGGGCCGGCCGAGGCTGCTCGGCTTTATTCCACAGAGATACCGAGTTTACGGCGGTCGGCTCGCCACCGAGTACGCGAAGTTTATTCCGCAGATCGAGAAGGCGATCCAAGCGGACGTTGTGACGATCATGCTGCGCCTCGGCCCCTCTCTCGCCCCCGTCCGGCCCGACGCGTTGCGCCTTGGCGATGTGAGGGACTTCGGAAGCGCGGCAAACGCGTCGCAGCGACTTGGCGTCGCTCTGAGCGACGTGGAGTCGGCCTCGCAAGAGCAGCGCGCGGATGCTGCGCGTACGTTCACCTCGATCGCCAACGAAATTGTTTCGCGGTCGGCGGAGGTCGTTACAACATGA